GTTCCAGGGAGTACCCATCCAGCCGGCCCCTATGGCCCCTGCCGACAGAACAATCAGGGGAACTGTCATGGTCCACGGGGACTCCTTGGGATGATTGGCGGGATTTTCTTTGCCAAAGAAAGCCAGAAAGATCATCCGCCACATATAAAATGCGGTTAAAAAGGCGGTAAATGCCGCCATGGCAAAAAGTACATAATGTCCTTCGGCCAGTGTGGAAACTAAAATTTCGTCCTTGCTCCAAAATCCGGAAAAAGGTGGAATACCGGCAATAGCCAGGCCGCCAATGACAAATGTCCAGGCAGTGATGGGCATTTTCTTGACCAGTCCACCCATTTCCCACACATCGGCCTTGTGGTGCAGGGCCACCAGCACACTACCGGCACCCAGGAACATCAGGGCCTTAAAGAAAGCGTGGGTCCACATATGGAACATACTGGCGGTCAGACTACCCACCCCCAGGGCCAGCATCATATAACCCAGCTGGCTGACGGTGGAATACGCCAGTATTTTCTTAATTTCACGTTGCGTAATGGCAATGGTGGCGGCAAAAAGTGCTGTAAAAGCACCGGTGACTGCCACCAACTGCATGGCCGATTCCACTTCATGGAACAGGAACATGGTACGACCCACCAGGTATACACCGGCCACGACCATGGTGGCGGCGTGGATCAGCGCGCTGACCGGAGTGGGGCCTTCCATGGCATCCGGCAACCAAACATGCAATGGAAACTGACCGGATTTACCGATGGGCCCGATGAACACCAGCACGGCAATCAGTGTAAGTATGCCATAGGTGGTGTATGCCTCAAAATGGGCAATTCGCTCGGCCAATTCGGTGAGGTTAAGTGTGCCAAATACAATCTGCAGCGCCAGGATGCCCAGCAAGAGGCCGAAATCCGCCACACGGCAGGTGACGAATGCTTTCTTGGCCGCCTCCCGGGCCGATATCTTATGCGTGTAAAATCCAATCAACAGGTATGAACATAGTCCCACCAGTTCCCATGCAATAAACATTTGCAGCAGGTTGCTGGAAATGACCAGCAGCAGCATGGAAGCACCGAACAGCGACAGGTATGAGAAAAATACCGAAAAACCATCTTCTCCATCCATATAACCAATGGAGTACAGATAGATAAAGGTTGCAATAAACGAAACCATGACCATCATCATGGCCGATACAGGATCCAACTGTATCCCCACGTCTATTTGCAAATCAGGCATCCCCGGCAATCCCAGGGAGAACCAGCGAATGGCATAAACCAGCGGTTTTTCCGCATATTCATGATTGGTGAAAATCCCGTACGCCGCCAGAGTGGCAATGACACAGGACAAGGCCATCGATGCCACCGTCACGATGGCACTGAGCTTTTGCCATGGCCGGGTGAGGAATACTATTACCACAAAGGCAAGGGCGGGAAGGAGCGGCACCAACCATGCATGCTGCATTGCATATTCAACAAGCATTATCTAAAAGCACCTACCTTCACTTTTAAAATCCTACCATTTCAGCCAGTCAAAATCGTCCAGATTTACAGACAGCTTATTGCGGTAGATGGCTATGATAATGGCCAGCCCTATACCCACTTCGGCGGCGGCCACGGTAATGACAAAAACAGCGAATATTTGTCCGATAAAATCGGTTGGGGTAATATACTTGCTGAAGGCCAACAGGTTAATATTCACCGCATTTAACATCAGCTCAATGCAAATGAGCACGGCCACAGCATTGCGCTTGGTCATAACACCAAACAGACCGATACTGAACAGCAGGGCCGAAAGCACCACATAATGGGTTAAACTAATCGTCAGCATTGGCCTTCACCCCCTCATCCCTGGCGATTACAAGGGCACCGATCAGGGCCACCAATAAAAGAATGGCCACTACTTCAAAGGGAATTACATATTTACTAAGCAGCAATGCACCGATGGCGTGAATGGTGTTTTCGGGCACCGCCTGTGTCGTCACCAGTTCGGTCCAGGCGGTACGACCGGCGAATACAGCACACATGGCCACCACCAGGGCCGTCAGACCGGCGCCAGCTAATAGTTGATTATTGAACAGGTTGGTACTTTTCATGTCCGGCCGTTGAATCAGCATGACACCGAAAACCACCATGATACAGACAGCCCCGGCATATACCAGAACCTGTATAGCGGCTATAAAGTCGGCATCCAACAGTAGAAACAATCCGGCCATGGATACGAAGGTAACGGCCAAAAACAGAACCGCGTGTACAATATTGCGTGCAAATATTACCAAAGTAGCGTTACCCAAAATAGTTATCGCTAACCCGTAAAAAGCAATTACGCTGTATATACTGGTTTCCATCGGTTACTGACCCTCCTTACCGGGAGCCTTGCCGGCGGCAACCTCTGCTGCAGCAGGTGCAGCGGATTTTTCGGCCTTAGCCTTGGGCTTGGGTTTGGGTTTGGGCGCAGCCTTTGCTGCCGGTGCTTCCTCCTCCACTGGTTCGGCAGGTGCTTCTCGCCGCACCAAAACAAGAGGGATGTCCCTGTAAAAATATTGATTCATATTAAAATCCTTGGAAAAATGCAGTGCATCTTTATTACAGGATTCAACGCACATACCACAGTACATGCAGTACTGAATATTCATTACATAATCAGTTAGAAATTGTTTTTTGCCCACCTTCTGTTTTTTCAGGTCGATAACCCTGTTTGGACAGGCATTGGCACACAACCCGCAGGCAATGCATTTATCCACATCCAAAACGAACTTGCCGTGAAAGCGCTCCGGTATTGTATGCTGCACTTCCGGGTACTGAACTGTCAGCTTGGGGGCCCAAAACTCTTTCCAGGTAATTTGCAAACCTTTCACTAACCCTTTACCAAACATGCAATCACCACCCTATCGCCCGGTAAATGTACATCCCTATACCGGTTACAAAGATGTTGGCCAAAGAAAGTGGTACTAATACTTTCCAGCCAAAGCCCATGAGCTGGTCCACCCGTATCCTGGGATAAGTCCAGCGAAGCTGCATAATAATGAACATTACGACATACACTTTGAGGAAAAACCACACCCAGGAAGGAATGATGGTCAAACCAAAGGGTGCATGCCACCCGCCCAAAAACAAAATCGTGGTTAAAGCACAAACCACCAGCATATTGGCGTACTCAGCCAGGTAGAACATAGCAAAGGCCATGCCGCCATATTCAGTGTTAAACCCGTTGACCAGTTCGGATTCACCTTCCATCAGGTCAAAGGGAGTACGGTTACATTCCGCCACAGCGGCGATAAAATAAATTAGGAATGCAATGGGTTGGGTAAAAATAAACCAGGTGTGTTCTTGGGCCGCAATAATATCGGACATTTTCAAACTTCCCACAATCATGACCACACCCAGGATAGCCAGCACCATCGGTAATTCGTAACTAACCATCTGAGCCACCACACGCATGCCGCCGAGCAAAGAATATTTATTGTTGGACGCCCAGCTGGCCATCCAAAAAATGATGGTGGACAGCGAGGCAATGGCTAGAAGGTATAACAATCCTATATTCATATCAATGGCCGCCATATTTTGACCAAAGGGTATTACTGCAAACACCATTAATGTGGGTACGAAAATCAGCACGGGAGCAAGTAAAAAAGGTATTAGATCCGCTTCCTTGTTGATAATGATTTCCTTGCTAATTAGTTTGCCGATATCGCACGTGGTTTGCAAAAGTCCCTTGGGGCCGACCCGGTTGGGGCCAATACGGGCCTGCATATAGGCGGCAACTTTACGCTCCATGTAAACCAGCCACAGAGCATTAACTAAAATAAATACGAGGATAGCCAAAAGCTTGACCAGCATCACGATGGCCTCATTTATTTCCAGGGGTACGCCCAGGCCACCGAGGAAAGATCTCAGCCCACCGGCTATGCCTACAAATAAATTTTCCAACATGCCTCTTCTCCCCTATGATCCCGTATTTGCTAACAATCCACTTCACCCAAAACAATGTCAATACTACCCAGTATGGCCACAACGTCGGCTATCAGGTAACCACGCAGCATTTCATCCAAATAACCCAGGTTAATAAAGGATGGCCTGCGTACATGAACACGATACGGCTTGTTACTGCCGTCGCTGACCACATAATAGCCGATGATACCCTTGGAGCTCTCTATTTCCTCGTAAGCTTCACCCTTGGGAGGTTTGAGCACTTTAGGCACCTTGGCGATAATGGGACCGTCAATTTCTTTAATTTGTTCGATGGCTTGCTGGATAATCCTTACGGACTGGCGCATTTCCCGCACCCGGCAGAAAAAGCGGTCAAAACAGTCACCGTTTTCACCCAGCGGCACATCAAAATCAAAACGGTCATAAATGCTGTATGACTTAACTTTGCGCAAATCGTAATTCACCCCGCTGCCCCTTAAGACCGGGCCGCTGAGGCTGTAATTTATGGCTGTCTCCGGTTTAAGCACACCCACAGCCTTGGTCCTGGCCTGGAATATTTCATTGCCGGTAATCAGACCGTCATACTCGTCGATATAACCCGGCATTTCATCCATCAGCTTCTTAAGCTTATCCAGCCAGCCCTCCGGAACATCGGCAGCCACACCACCAATGCGGGCGTAGCTCAGAGTCATTCTGGAACCAGTGAGTTCCTCCAGAAGATCCATCATTTTCTCCCGCTCGCGGAAGCAAAGGAGAAATCCTGTGAAACCTCCCATATCCAGCGCGTATACACCTGTGGCCAGTACGTGACTGGTCAGACGGGAAAGCTCCCCGGAAATAACCCGCAGGTACTCGGCCCTTTCCGGCACCTCAATACCCATCAGCTTTTCTACGGCCATCACATAACCCCAGTTTTGCAGCATAGCCGCAAGGTAATCCATGCGATCGGTATAGGGGATAAACTGAGGGTAAGTCCGCGATTCAGCTAATTTTTCCATACCACGGTGCAGGTAACCGCAAATTGGCTCGGCTCGGACGATTCTTTCCCCGTCCATAGTAAGAACAACCCGGAATACACCGTGGGTACTGGGGTGTTGCGGGCCAAAGTTTATATTAAATTCTTGCGTCCTCAACATGAGTTACTCCCTGCCACCTTTCCATTGGAAATCCTTGCGCAGCGGGTGTCCTTCATAATCGTAGTCCAGTAAAATGCGCTTGAGGTTGGGATGGCCGGTAAATACGATACCCAGTAAGTCGTATACTTCCCGCTCCTGCCAGTTTGCCCCGCCCCAGATGGGAAATACCGAAGGCAGCTCCGGATTGTCCCTATCCACAGAGGTCTTAACCATCAACGTATAGCCCTTTGCAGTGGAATTGATATTATATATAACTTCGAATTTGTTTTCATCGATATAATCCACGGCTGTCAGGTTGGTCAAAAAGTCCAGCGCGTAATCGTCTTTCAGTGCCTGCATAAATTCCAGCAGCTTGTCTTTGGGAACGATGACGGTCGACTGTTCATTAACCTCAATATAATTAAATTTTTGCCTAAGCTCCTCCACCAGTGCAGCATTATCTATCATTTTAACCCGTCACCACCTTGCCTTTTGACCTTTGAAGGTACTCCCGTTTGTCAAGAATCTTGGCCCTCAACATAAGGAATGCATCCAGCACCGCATCCGGCCTGGGCGGACAACCGGGCACATAAACATCCACAGGCACCAGTTTATTGACACCGGGTACCACATGATAGGAATCCACAAAAGGCCCGCCGGAAATGGCACAACCGCCAATGGCCATACACCACTTGGGTTCAGACATCTGTTCCCACAGGCGCACTACGAAATCCGCTGCTTTGGTGGTTACAGTACCGGCCACCAGCATAACATCAGCCTGGCGGGCGGTGTTACGCAAGACCTCGTACCCAAAGCGGGACAAGTCATAACGGGGACCCTGGGCGGCCATCAGGCCCTCAATGGCGCAGCAGGCCAAGCCAAAGCCAAGCGGCCAAATGGAGTGAGCCCGGGCCATGTTTAACACTTTTTCCACCGGAGCCAGGTGAACTAATCTTTTTACCTCATGCACGTTATAGAGATCCGGGTTATCACCGAAATATTCCGGGGCCCAAATGTCCTTTTGGACGGCTTCTATTTGTGTTTTCCCCTTGTTTACTTCCATTCCAACGCACCTTCCTTCCAGGCGTACCACAGACCAACGACTAAAATAAATACAAATATGATCATTTCAATGAACGCAAACAACCCCAGGCTTTGGAATTTGACCGCCCAGGCATAAAGATAAATAGTTTCCACATCAAATATGACAAAAAGTAAAGCATAAAGGAAGTAACTGGTTCTAAACTGTACCCATGTGGGTCCCTGGGTCGGCATACCGCATTCATACACTTCCAGCTTTAACGGCGTATTCCGTCTCGGCTGAATAAGAAAACTGGTCACAATGCCACCTGCACCAAAAATAACTGCGACTACAAGAAATATAAATACTCCCGCCCAGTCCGACATTTTTCTCCCCCCTTTCTTTGGCAAATTTTATTTAAAAAATAATTAATTACATGACCGGAGAGCAAACGAGTTTATCATAATTTTTACGCAGTTCCCCGGCACACAACGTGTTTCTACATTTTTTAACAATGTGTCGCGTACCTGACGGAAATATTATGGAACATTAGTTAATATTTTTTAAATAACCATACCCATTGCCAAGCTAACAACAATTCATATAGTTGATACCTGGTACTAAAATGAAATTTACCTCGTCATAAAACAAAGCCACGGGATATATGCGTGTTTGATTTGTTAATGCCCGCGGCAATGTCCAGTGCAAAAACACAATGTATACGTTGTCCACTGTATACATTCCATTTGGTTGGTCACGATTTATAATTTAATTGCTCCGACAGAAAAGGCTAAGCTTATATTATTTTTTCGCGATTGAGCTTAAAATCCCTGCCTTCATAAAATTTTTTTATGTCTTTTTACTGGTTGCCGGGCGTTTCAAGGCTACACCTGCCCAGTTTGCCCTCCCGAAATTCTTTGATTATGAAGGTCGCTGTTTTATAACTGTCTATTTTACCTCCGGACAGGTAAAAGCCCCTGTGCACACCGATTCTTTCAATCACTTCCCATGTTTCTTCCGGTAGCGCGCTTAGTTTGTAACGTTTGGCCAGCGTATCGGGTGCTTTACCCACCAGCCACTGCACCAGTTTTTCACATACTTCCTCCGGATTATATATCTGTTCTTTAATAGCCCCGGTTACCGCCAATTTATACGCGGTTTCGGGATCTTCAAATTTGGGCCAGAGTATGCCGGGTGTGTCCAGCAACTCCAACTTTCCCCCCAGTTTAATCCACTGTTCCCCTCTGGTTACCCCGGGGCGATTGCCGGTGCGGGCCGCTTTTTTACCGGCCAGCCTGTTGATCAGCATAGACTTTCCCACATTGGGCACCCCCACCACCATGCAGCGGGCTAACCGGGCAAGGCGTCCCCTGGCCATGTATTTTTTTATTGCCGGGCGGGCCAACTGTTCCGCCAGGGCAATCATTTTTTTTATACCCGCGCCGTGGTGAGCATCTACAGCCACCGCCGGATAACCGGCACGGGCAAAATAATTCAGCCATGCTGCCGTAATACTCGCATCGGCCAGGTCCGACTTGTTCAGCACCACCAATCTGGGCTTACCTTTTAAAATTACATTTATATCGGGGTTTCTGCTGCTGGCCGGTATACGGGCATCCAGCAATTCAATGGCCACATCCACCATTTGCAAGTTTTGCTGAACCTGCCTGCGGGCTTTGGCCATGTGCCCCGGGTACCATTGGATATCCATATTCACGTTCCTTTATATAACCTAGATTATTCCTTTTCACGGCACTTATGCATGGTGCCAGGTGCTTGATGGAAAAGATTGCTCCGGTCAGTTTGTTGTTAGGCCCGACCCTCTTTCGTCAGGCCATTGTGATGGACCACATAATGATTATTATGGTTTGATTTTGTACTACTATAACAGTTTAATCCGGTTTAAAGGCCAGTATATCAACACTGCTTTGCCGACGATATTCTGCTCGGGCAGCGGCCCCCAAACCCTGCTGTCGTCACTGTTGTTGCGGTTATCTCCCATCATGAAATAACTGCCGGGCGGCACATCCACCGGCCCGTAATCGGCAAATTTCAGCCCCGGGGGTAAATAACCCTCCTCTACCTGCTGGCCATTGACATATAATTGACTATCACGAATAGCCAGATTTTCGCCGCCGACACCAATGGTTCGCTTCACAAAGTCCCGGCTGGGGTCAAGGGGAAACTTGAATACAACGATGTCACCCCGCTGGGGTTCTTTAAAATAATAACTAAATTTGCTGACAATAATTCTATCCCCCACCTGCAGGCTGGGAACCATGGACTCAGAAGGAATATAAAAGGGCTGAAACAGAAACATTCTTATGACAACAGCCAATAATATCGCTATGGCCACCGATTCAAATATTTCCATTATTGCCGGTTTACCCTTTGCTTTTTTTCCTGCCAGTTGCTCCTGATCAGAATTTGGCATCATTATCTCCTCGATAAGAATCAATTATAATATCATTTAAAAAGGGACTGTCTTTATCAGCAGTCCCTGTATCACTAGCGACGAATTTCCTTAATACGGGCAGCTTTGCCGCGCAGCTTGCGCAGGTAGTAAAGCCTGGCTCTGCGGACACGCCCGCGCTTGGTAACTTCTATTTTATCAATCCTTGGCGAATGCAGAGGAAAAGTTCTTTCCACACCAACTCCGTAAGATACACGGCGCACGGTGAATGTCTCACCAAGCCCGCCGCCGCGGCGTCTGATCACTACACCTTCAAACACCTGGATGCGTTCCCGGTTGCCTTCCACCACTTTGACGTGCACTTTAACTGTGTCTCCAGGGCTGAAATCAGGAATATCACTTTTAAATTGTCCTTGTTCAACAGCTTTTATCAAATCCATGTTTGTACCTCCTTCCCCCCAGATGTTCATACCCCGACAACCTTTCGGGATAGCGGACCACCGTAATGAACAAGAAAGATTATACCATAATCCGCCTTGCAGTGCAACAACCGCAAGCTTACCCGGTTTTGCTCCCGACCCGGGCTTATGGATATTTTACAGCTCAATTACTAATTTATTACTTGCGCTTGATAACCCTGCCCACTTTATTAACCATGTACTCCTTCATTTTACCGGCCAGGTTATCCCCGTATAATTGACCTGCCTTATTGACCACATACTCCCAGATTTTATTGGACGGATTATTAATGAATATAAAGGCTATTCCAACTAGCACAACTATGACAGCAATAAAAAATGCGGTTCGCCATCCCTCACCACCGGCATCCGGGGATTGGACAGTATCCTCTGACTGTGGCGGCGGTGTTATGCCAAGCATTTCGGGCACGGCATTGGCCAGAAGGGCAACCCCGCTTTCAGCCTCGGGTTTTTGATTGGTATAGGTGCCGGCTTCAATCAACAGTGCAGTGGAAATCAAGTCCTGATTGTAATTGCCCCGGGCCATATATATTTCCTTAATCAATCCGGGATTTTTTTTGTTTACATAGGCCATTAAACGTTTGGCAAAGTCCAAATTGGCTGACATTTTAGGATTCTGCCTGCCCACCACCAAACGAATTTGGGTGACTTCACGATCGGACACAACATGCCGGTAAAACTCGGGATCATCAATGCCATCCCTGTGCACGTCAAAAATCGCCACCGGGTTATCCTCTAACAATTTTACAGCTGTGCGGCGGGAACGGTAATAGGCATTGGCATCATGGGGATCATGGGGGGTCCGGTCATAAAGCACTTTCACATCGTGCTTTTGGAGTTCCTTGTTGAAATTATCCCCCACTTGAAAAATACCCCCGTTAAAGGGTATTGAAGCAGCCCCGTCAGTGGGCAAATAAGATTCATCCGAGTGGGTGTGATAAATTCCTACAGGACGTTTATACCGCTGTTGGCTTGATACAACAACTACATCTTTAAATTGATCATAATAATCCATATACGAAAGCAGGGTTTTATCTTGACCCAAAAGGCTGACCCGGGCTGTGCTACCATGCACGCTATCCACCCGGTAATGATAACCCCGGGCATTGATTATTTGATCTCCCCGGGCAGGCACGCGGGATGTTTGGGTGATTAAACTACCATACCGGTCAATGTATTTATAGCATACCCCGGCCACATGGTCGGCCTGATCCTCAGCCAGCGCCGTCAGGGGAGATATTACAAGACCCCAACATATAACGGCTAACACTAATGCTGCACGCAATACTATCATGACCATGGCCTCCATATAAACATAGTAGTTTTATAATGGCCTGATCTGATAAATTTATTAGTACTTTTTTCAATGCCCGCTCATAAGCTATAAAAGAGAAACGCCAGACCTGCAAGGGGTGTTGAAGATTCATGTCGATACCGGTATCAACAATTCACATGTTAATTATAACCGGACGGTGACATTTATCATGCCCAGAGCTAAAACCCAAAAGCCACCATGTCCCTCCGGTCGTTTTTGGACCGTCCAGCCCGGGGATACTTTTTATTTAATAGCTTCCTTTGTGGGCACTACGGTTGCTGAATTAAAGCGCCTTAATCCCGGCTGTGACCCCGCCAACCTGCAAACCGGCCAAAAAATATGTCTGCCTCCTGAAAGAATCTGTCCCTCGGGGGTGTTTTGGGAGGTGGCACCGGGGGATACCCTGTACACCATCGCCCTGGCCACCGGAACCACCCTGGACCAACTGCTGGAGCTTAATCCATATGTCGACCCGTTAAAACTTTTACCCGGACAAACCATCTGTCTGCCCGGGTAAATCGCGGTGGCCGTAAAAGTATTTCCCCGCGGCGGGCTATATTACACTTTGTATTTTTTCTATTATTTCAAGTAAAATATCCCGGTCTTCGCTGTTTAAAACCTCTTCCCGCAACAGATCAGGGCGGCGCTCCAAAGTTTTCAACAGTGCCTGGCGACGGCGCCAGCGCCTGATTTTTTCGTGATGCCCGCTCATTAAAATTTCCGGCACCGGCAAGTCACCGTAAAGGCGAGGCCTTGTATACTGCGGGTATTCCAATAAACCCTGGTAAAAGGAATCATCTTCGGCGGATGCCTGCTCGCCCAACACACCGGGTATCATCCGGGAAACCGCATCCACCACCACCATGGCCGGCAGTTCACCACCGGTGAGTACGTAATCACCGATGGATAACTCGTCGGTCACGGCCAACTCCCGCACCCGCTCATCAATACCCTCGTAATGGCCGCAGATAATCACCAGGTGTTCTTCCCGGGCCAAATCCCGGGCCCAGTTTTGGTTAAAGGGCAGGCCGGTGGGGCACATCAATACCACCCTGGCCAGCAACCCGCCCCTCTGGCTGCGCACATGCTCCAGTGCCCGCATGATGGGCGGTGCCTGCAACACCATACCGGCCCCACCACCATAGGGGGTATCGTCTACGGTATTGTGCTTGTTACCGGCAAAATCGCGAATATCAACAAAGTTTATTTCCAAAAGTCCTTTGTCTCTGGCCCGTTTAATAATACTACTGTCAAAGGGACCGGAAAACATCTCCGGAAATAATGTCAGCATATCTATTTTCATGACAACTCTTCCAACCCCTCCGGCAAACAAACGGTCATTTTCCGCTGTTCCATATCAACACTGCGCACCACTTTTTTTAGCGCCGGTACCAGTAACGGGCGCCGGGTCGTCCCCTCGACAATAAACACATCATTGGCACCGGTTTGCAGCACTTCCCGCACTTGCCCCAGCAAGCGACCATCAACGGTGTACACCTCCATGCCCACTATGTCAAAGATATAAAAGGTATCCTCGGGCAGAGGCATCAACTCATCTCTGGGAACCAGCAGGGATGCTCCTTTAAGGGTTTCCGCGGCATTCATATCCTCAATACCGGCAAATTTAATAATAATAAACTTTTTATGATGATAAGTTCTTTCGATATCCATTAGTGTCGTTTTTTCCGGCAGGCTCACATGAACCCTTTTCATATCGTCAAAGCGCCGGGGGAAATCCGTTAACGGCAAAACCCTGACTTCGCCCCGGTGCCCCTGGGTATTAACTATTTTACCTATGGTTATATATTGCTCATCTGCACCCGGCAAAACCATCACCTCAAAACTTAAACAAGTTATCATCATTATGCCTGGTAATTCTGTAAAGCAAACACCGCCCCAAGGCCCGCCGGTATGTAATGGTAAACCGGTTATAATGCGAAAGAGGGCGGTATGCCCCCTTTTGGTCATTATGTTATGAATTTAAATAATCTCTACGGTGACCTTTTTGTGCTCTTTAGTGGCTGCTGCTTTTACAACGGCCCGAATGGCCCTGGCAATACGACCTTGTTTACCGATAACCTTGCCCATATCATCCCGGGCAACCCGTAATTCAATCACACAGGATTTGTCTTTCTCAATCATATCCACGGTCACCATATCAGGATGGTCGACGAGGGCCTTGGCCAATGTTTCCACCAGTTCCTTCATCGGTTAAACCTCCTCACTGGCCTTCGCCACCGGCAACATTTTTATTGATGCCAGCCTTGTTAAACAGCGCTTTGGTGGTATCGGTAAGCTGTGCTCCCTTGCGCAACCACTCCGCCGCCTTGGCTTCGTTGATGTTAATCACGGCGGGATTCTTTAGCGGGTCGTAATAGCCAATTTCCTCTATAAAACGACCGTCCCGGGGAGAGCGGGAATCGGCCACCACTATCCGGTAAAACGGCTTTTTCTTGGCCCCCATTCTCTTGAGCCTGATCTTAACTGCCACTAATGTCACCTCCTTTTGCTGGTATAAAAATGCCTTTAGCGTTTAGAAAGGCGATCCTTTTTTACCGAAACCTAAAAATCCCTTTTTACCCTTTTTCACGCTTTTTTCCATCTCCATTAACTGGCGCATCATTTTCCTGGTTTGCTCAAACTGCTTGAGCAGGCGGTTAACCTCCTGGACGCTGGTACCGCTGCCCCGGGCAATGCGCCTGCGGCGGCTGCCGTTTATTTCCTGGGGATGCTGTCTTTCCCAGGGAGTCATAGATTTTATGATGGCCTCCACAAGAACCAGATCCTTTTCATCCACTTCCAAGTCCTTGAGTTTTTTCATACCCCCAAGACCGGGGATCATGCCCAGGATTTGGTCTATGGGTCCCATTTTTTTAACCTGGTTTAACTGCTGAACAAAGTCATCCAGGGTAAATTCCATATTGCGGATACGTTTATTAAGTTTCTCAACCTGTTCTTGATCAAAGTTGGCCTGGGCTTTTTCAATTAAAGTAAGCATATCGCCCATACCTAAAATGCGGTCAGCCATCCGGTTGGGATGAAAGTCTTCCAGGGCGTCCAGTTTTTCGCCCACACCGACGAATTTAATCGGACAACCGGTAACTGCTTTAACCGAAAGTGCCGCCCCCCCCCGGGTGTCACCGTCCAGTTTAGTAAGCACCACACCGGTTAAAGTCAAACGCTCGTTAAAGGTTTTAGCAACGTTAACGGCATCCTGCCCGGTCATAGCATCAACCACCAGCAATATCTCATTGGGCTTTACAGCCTCTACAATGTTCTGCAGTTCGGCCATCAGCTCTTCATCGATGTGCAGCCGGCCGGCAGTGTCAATGATAACCAGGTCATTACCCTCCCGGCGAGCCTTTTCCACCGCCGCCCGGGCAATATCCGGCGGAGCCACGCCATCACCCATATTAAACACGGGTATATCCAATTGCCCGCCCAGCACCTGCAATTGCTTAATGGCCGCCGGGCGGTAGATATCGCAGGCCACCAGTAAAGGCCTGCGACC
The Desulfallas thermosapovorans DSM 6562 DNA segment above includes these coding regions:
- the nuoL gene encoding NADH-quinone oxidoreductase subunit L, which gives rise to MLVEYAMQHAWLVPLLPALAFVVIVFLTRPWQKLSAIVTVASMALSCVIATLAAYGIFTNHEYAEKPLVYAIRWFSLGLPGMPDLQIDVGIQLDPVSAMMMVMVSFIATFIYLYSIGYMDGEDGFSVFFSYLSLFGASMLLLVISSNLLQMFIAWELVGLCSYLLIGFYTHKISAREAAKKAFVTCRVADFGLLLGILALQIVFGTLNLTELAERIAHFEAYTTYGILTLIAVLVFIGPIGKSGQFPLHVWLPDAMEGPTPVSALIHAATMVVAGVYLVGRTMFLFHEVESAMQLVAVTGAFTALFAATIAITQREIKKILAYSTVSQLGYMMLALGVGSLTASMFHMWTHAFFKALMFLGAGSVLVALHHKADVWEMGGLVKKMPITAWTFVIGGLAIAGIPPFSGFWSKDEILVSTLAEGHYVLFAMAAFTAFLTAFYMWRMIFLAFFGKENPANHPKESPWTMTVPLIVLSAGAIGAGWMGTPWNNIWAEWIYFGHPHHAAANYGAMLLSVVLACAGIYLAYTLYLKDTEKKRAKAMAKWFGPVYRMLYHKYYIDELYLWFNHALVDGTAKLFYLFDIYVVDNIVNGIGAFARLSGDGLRVFQSGRLQNYVLIFFLGVLAVAVLMAFTGPSAAGLVLGGVK
- the nuoK gene encoding NADH-quinone oxidoreductase subunit NuoK; the encoded protein is MLTISLTHYVVLSALLFSIGLFGVMTKRNAVAVLICIELMLNAVNINLLAFSKYITPTDFIGQIFAVFVITVAAAEVGIGLAIIIAIYRNKLSVNLDDFDWLKW
- a CDS encoding 4Fe-4S dicluster domain-containing protein, whose amino-acid sequence is MFGKGLVKGLQITWKEFWAPKLTVQYPEVQHTIPERFHGKFVLDVDKCIACGLCANACPNRVIDLKKQKVGKKQFLTDYVMNIQYCMYCGMCVESCNKDALHFSKDFNMNQYFYRDIPLVLVRREAPAEPVEEEAPAAKAAPKPKPKPKAKAEKSAAPAAAEVAAGKAPGKEGQ
- the nuoH gene encoding NADH-quinone oxidoreductase subunit NuoH translates to MLENLFVGIAGGLRSFLGGLGVPLEINEAIVMLVKLLAILVFILVNALWLVYMERKVAAYMQARIGPNRVGPKGLLQTTCDIGKLISKEIIINKEADLIPFLLAPVLIFVPTLMVFAVIPFGQNMAAIDMNIGLLYLLAIASLSTIIFWMASWASNNKYSLLGGMRVVAQMVSYELPMVLAILGVVMIVGSLKMSDIIAAQEHTWFIFTQPIAFLIYFIAAVAECNRTPFDLMEGESELVNGFNTEYGGMAFAMFYLAEYANMLVVCALTTILFLGGWHAPFGLTIIPSWVWFFLKVYVVMFIIMQLRWTYPRIRVDQLMGFGWKVLVPLSLANIFVTGIGMYIYRAIGW
- a CDS encoding NADH-quinone oxidoreductase subunit D; amino-acid sequence: MLRTQEFNINFGPQHPSTHGVFRVVLTMDGERIVRAEPICGYLHRGMEKLAESRTYPQFIPYTDRMDYLAAMLQNWGYVMAVEKLMGIEVPERAEYLRVISGELSRLTSHVLATGVYALDMGGFTGFLLCFREREKMMDLLEELTGSRMTLSYARIGGVAADVPEGWLDKLKKLMDEMPGYIDEYDGLITGNEIFQARTKAVGVLKPETAINYSLSGPVLRGSGVNYDLRKVKSYSIYDRFDFDVPLGENGDCFDRFFCRVREMRQSVRIIQQAIEQIKEIDGPIIAKVPKVLKPPKGEAYEEIESSKGIIGYYVVSDGSNKPYRVHVRRPSFINLGYLDEMLRGYLIADVVAILGSIDIVLGEVDC
- a CDS encoding NADH-quinone oxidoreductase subunit J, with protein sequence METSIYSVIAFYGLAITILGNATLVIFARNIVHAVLFLAVTFVSMAGLFLLLDADFIAAIQVLVYAGAVCIMVVFGVMLIQRPDMKSTNLFNNQLLAGAGLTALVVAMCAVFAGRTAWTELVTTQAVPENTIHAIGALLLSKYVIPFEVVAILLLVALIGALVIARDEGVKANADD